Part of the Cloacibacterium caeni genome is shown below.
GAAGTTTCAAAACACTTCCAAGGTTAGCATTTAATCTTACTTTTAAATCAAATCTATCTCCGAATTTTGGAATTTCTCCACCAATTTCTTTTACACCAAGAAGATATCCAGCTTGTGCACCAATTGAGAAACTCTCACCTATACCATAATCTACAGAAGAAATGATTCCTGTTCCACCATCTTGTAAATTAGCTCCCAGATTTACTTTAATATCTCCAACTCCTTTATATGCATCGGTTTGAGCCATAACTAAACCTACTGTGAAGATCATTGCACTTGCAAAAATTTTTTTCATAATTTTAATTTTATTGAATTTAAAAACTTTGGCAAAGATAAAATTTATTTTAATTTGAAATCTATAGCCCTGAAAACATCTGCCGTATCTGTAACAAAATAAATGCCATTTTCTTTCTCTACCAACTTCGGTTTGAACCCGAAAATTGCAGTAGATTGAGCTATTACATTGACTTTAAATTTTTTATCGGTTTTATTTTCTGGAGTAATTTCTTGTAAAATATTATTGAGCACTACAGATTTTGGTGCAATAGAATCATGACTTAGTTCAAATTCTACCCAATATCCTTTTTGGTCAGCATTAGAATAAGAAGAATAAGTGGCGTTTTTTACCTTTGGTAAAACGTTTGATTGACAAGAAGTTACTGCAATTGAAACTAAGATTGCAGCTAAAAATGATTTTATTATACTAATTTTCATAAATTTATCGTTAAGTTTATTACAAATCTATTCAAAAAAATGAAACTAAAATATCTATTTAACGCACTATTTTTAACATTAGTATTTATCTCTTGTTCTAGAGATGACAATAATGATTCTGGTTCTACCAATAAGCCTGATGAAATCAATAATTTTGTTTGGAAGGCCATGAATTCTTGGTATTATTGGCAACCAAATGTTCCTAATTTGGCAGATTCTTTTGATGATAATCAAACTACATATGCTAATTTTTTAAATGGAAAAACCCCAGATAAATTGTTTTATTCTTTGCTTTATCAAAGAGGTACGATTGACAGATTTTCTTGGATTGAAAACAATAATGAAGTGGTATATTCTTCTAAAATTGCCGAAGTTGAAAAAAGTGGTGGTTTTGATATAGGAATTTATCCTAAAGATAATACCAATACTACCGCAGTTGCTCTCGTAAATTAGGTGGTTCCTAATTCTCCTGCAGCTTTAGCTGGTTTAAAACGTGGTGATGTAATTACCAAAGTAAATGGTTCTCCTTTGACGCTTAATAATTCTGACTTATTGTATAACAATCAAGTTACTATTACATTGGCTGCAACGGTACAATTAACGAGTGCAGGACTTATTACCACAGATAAAACTTCTTCTATTTCGATTACTCAAGCAGATATAGACGAAAATCCAATCGCTTATTATGAGAAAAAAGTGTACGGAACTAAAAATATTGGATATTTGGTATTTAATGCTTTCAAAGCAGATTATAATGATGAATTGAATGCTGCTTTTGCTCAAATGAAAGCAGATGGAATCAATGAATTGGTTTTAGATTTAAGATATAATGGAGGTGGTTCTCTGGAAACAGCAGTTGCTTTGGCAGGAATGATTAACGGCAATTATAGCGGAAGTCCGTATGTTTTTTTAGATTTTAATAATAAACATAATAGTGAAGACGGCTTTGATTATTTGAGCAATCAAATGAATACTTACAGTTTAGTGAATAACAGACCCTAAAAATCTGGAACACAAACCATTAATAGTCTTAATCTGAATAAAGTTTATGTATTGGTAAATTTCCAAACTGCTTCAGCAAGTGAACTTACGGTTCAGTGTCTTAAAAAATATGTAAATGTGGTAACGATTGGTTATGATACAGTAGGGAAATTTGTAGGTTCTATCACTTTATACGATTCTCCAGCTCAAGATTATACTTCTTATGCGAACAGAAATACGAAGCACAACTGGCAACTACAACCGATTACTTTTTCTTATTACAACAAAGACAAAGAGGTGAATCCAGAATTTATCGCTCCGAATTATGAAGTAAATCCTTATTCTATTTTCAATAATTTAACTGCTTTTGGCGATGTAAGAGACCCATTTTTGAAAAAGGCTTTAGAGCTCATTACAGGTCAGTCATTCAGAATGGGTAATACTTCTACCAACAGTTTTGAAAATAAAAATCTGCAAAAATTCAATCCTACAAATGCTGCAAAAGGACTTTATATTCAAGATTTTCAGAATTTTAGATAGAGCTTTTGACTAAAAAATAATTTGATTATACAGAATCGCTAAAATTTTTAGCGATTTTTTTTGTGAAAAGTTTGTGTGTTTGAAAAATTATTCTACATTTGTAGAGTAAATTTTATTTTTGTAGAAATGAATAAGCTAACCGAAGCCGAAAAAGAATTAATGGAAATACTTTGGGACAAAGAAAAAGCTTTTATGAAAGATATTATAGAAGCTTTCCCAGAACCAAAACCTGCGACAACTACCATTGCAACTTTGCTCAAAAGGATGCAAAATAAAAATTTGATAGATTATAAAACTTTTGGCAACTCTAGAGAGTATTTTCCTTTGGTAGAAAAAGGAAATTATTTTGCCAAAGAAATGCAAGGTATGATTGGTAAATTTTTCAATAATTCTGTAACGCAATTTGCGTCGTTCTTTACAGCTAATTCTAAATTAAGCGAAAAAGAACTGATTGAAATAAAGAAAATTATAGAAGCAGAAATTCAGAAAAAGAAAGACTAATGGAAACGTATATTTATAAAATGATTGCACTTTCTGCAATTTTCATTTTACTGTATTTTGTTTTTTTAGAAAAAGAAAAGAACCATCGTTTTAAAAGGTTTTATCTTTTAAGTAGTGCTTTATTTTCTGTGTTAGTGCCTTTACTATCAATTCCTTACGGAAGTATTGAAGTGGTAGAAAGGATTAATCAAAATAATTCTGAACTCATGAGTTTACCAGAAACCAAATTGGTAGAATCATCCATTTTTACTAAAGAAAATCTTCTTTGGGCAATTTACATTTTGGGATTTTCAATTCTGTTTCTAAAATTTTCTTGGGGAATTTTTAAACTAATAAAAGAAATTAAATTTTCAGAAAAAATAAAACAAGACCATTATCAATTCATTTTAAAACAAAATAAATTTACACCTTACAGTTTTTGGAACGCTATTTTTCTTAATAAAAGTGATTTTTTAGAAGGGAAAATAGATTATAAAATTATTCTTCACGAGAAAGCTCATGTGAATCAAAAACAAAGCATTGATGTAATTTTTATAGAAATTATGCTTTGCGTATTTTGGTTCAATCCTGCATTCTTTTTTTATAGAAAAGCAATTGTTACCAATCATGAATTTCTTGCAGATGAAGCGGTTTTAAGCCAAAATAAAGATATAATTAGTTACCAAAAACTTATACTAGACGAACTTATTTCGGAGAAAATATTATTTACACATCCATTTAATTTACACAACACTAAAAAAAGAATCGTTATGATGACCAATAAATTAACTAAAATAGCCAAACTGAAGTCTTACTTGAC
Proteins encoded:
- a CDS encoding BlaI/MecI/CopY family transcriptional regulator, yielding MNKLTEAEKELMEILWDKEKAFMKDIIEAFPEPKPATTTIATLLKRMQNKNLIDYKTFGNSREYFPLVEKGNYFAKEMQGMIGKFFNNSVTQFASFFTANSKLSEKELIEIKKIIEAEIQKKKD
- a CDS encoding M56 family metallopeptidase is translated as METYIYKMIALSAIFILLYFVFLEKEKNHRFKRFYLLSSALFSVLVPLLSIPYGSIEVVERINQNNSELMSLPETKLVESSIFTKENLLWAIYILGFSILFLKFSWGIFKLIKEIKFSEKIKQDHYQFILKQNKFTPYSFWNAIFLNKSDFLEGKIDYKIILHEKAHVNQKQSIDVIFIEIMLCVFWFNPAFFFYRKAIVTNHEFLADEAVLSQNKDIISYQKLILDELISEKILFTHPFNLHNTKKRIVMMTNKLTKIAKLKSYLTLPISALLFFAFVEKVPAKIENTVNNSLQKIVKKGEAQFSETQVSNIEKSAFKNEMISIKKDTIKPKKQKVEKVKEENTEMIPPTPPVKEISSQTEPEFPGGLAALRNKLAENFDVSKMKNSKGTLKGVLIIIVSEDGKSYNANYQFDDENFKIAAKDALEKTLKGVEWKPGTLNGKPVASQFKMPITMNFN
- a CDS encoding DUF6646 family protein, coding for MKKIFASAMIFTVGLVMAQTDAYKGVGDIKVNLGANLQDGGTGIISSVDYGIGESFSIGAQAGYLLGVKEIGGEIPKFGDRFDLKVRLNANLGSVLKLPSNVDVYPGLNLGLKNFGGHLGARYFFDKGFGLYTEMQFPIAKYKKSEIAFDNLNNQFAVNIGVSFDIDN